A window of the Microbulbifer aggregans genome harbors these coding sequences:
- a CDS encoding L-threonylcarbamoyladenylate synthase, translating to MVFSTLDVRFAARALAAGGVIAHPTESVWGLACDPFNRDAVERLLQLKNRPLAKGLILVSGDEVDFSDLLDNLTLEQRQKLADSWPGPVTWLVPHFGRVPPWVSGDHHSVALRCTDHPFTAALARAFGGAIVSTSANPAGCQPARAKYQVLRYFGDALDFVGGGTTGGRRSPSEIRDLVTGKIMRPG from the coding sequence ATGGTGTTTTCTACCCTCGATGTGCGCTTTGCCGCACGGGCCCTGGCCGCCGGCGGTGTTATCGCCCATCCCACCGAGTCCGTCTGGGGGCTCGCCTGCGATCCCTTCAACCGCGATGCGGTGGAGCGGCTGCTGCAATTAAAAAACCGGCCGCTGGCCAAAGGGCTGATCCTGGTATCCGGCGATGAGGTTGATTTCAGCGACCTGCTCGACAATCTCACATTGGAACAACGTCAGAAACTGGCGGATTCCTGGCCGGGACCAGTGACCTGGCTGGTGCCACATTTCGGTCGCGTGCCCCCCTGGGTCAGTGGCGATCATCACTCGGTGGCACTGCGCTGCACTGATCATCCTTTTACCGCAGCGCTGGCCCGCGCCTTCGGCGGTGCCATTGTCTCCACCTCGGCCAATCCCGCTGGCTGCCAGCCGGCACGCGCCAAGTACCAGGTACTGCGCTATTTCGGTGACGCCCTTGATTTCGTTGGCGGTGGTACCACGGGAGGGCGCCGCTCCCCCAGCGAAATCCGCGATCTGGTCACCGGCAAGATCATGCGACCGGGCTGA
- the hemF gene encoding oxygen-dependent coproporphyrinogen oxidase: protein MSEVDIHAVKNYLLDLQDRICQSLSAADGSAFQEDSWERPGGGGGRTRVLEEGALIEKGGVNFSHVHGDGLPPSATANRPELAGRSFEAMGVSLVIHPRNPYIPTSHANVRLFVAEKPGAEPVWWFGGGYDLTPFYGFEEDAVHWHRTARDACAPFGTNVYPRFKQWCDDYFHLKHRDEARGVGGLFFDDYHEGGFDNSFALMRAIGDSYLDAYLPIVQRRRGMEYGERERQFQLYRRGRYVEFNLVYDRGTLFGLQSGGRTESILMSLPPLVRWQYDWQPEPGSAEAKLYRDFLPPRDWV from the coding sequence ATGAGTGAAGTGGATATCCACGCGGTAAAAAATTACCTGCTGGATTTACAAGACCGTATCTGTCAGTCCCTCAGCGCTGCCGATGGCAGCGCCTTTCAAGAGGACAGCTGGGAGCGTCCTGGCGGCGGCGGCGGCCGCACCCGGGTGTTGGAGGAGGGAGCACTGATCGAGAAGGGCGGTGTGAATTTTTCACACGTACACGGCGACGGACTGCCGCCCTCTGCCACCGCCAACCGACCAGAGCTGGCCGGTCGATCGTTCGAAGCCATGGGTGTTTCCCTGGTCATCCACCCGCGCAATCCCTACATTCCCACCAGCCATGCCAATGTGCGATTGTTTGTGGCGGAGAAACCCGGCGCGGAGCCGGTGTGGTGGTTTGGTGGTGGTTATGACCTCACCCCCTTCTACGGCTTCGAAGAGGATGCCGTCCACTGGCACCGCACGGCCCGCGATGCCTGTGCCCCGTTCGGTACGAATGTCTATCCGCGCTTCAAGCAGTGGTGCGATGATTACTTTCACCTGAAACATCGGGACGAGGCGCGCGGTGTCGGCGGACTCTTTTTCGATGATTACCACGAGGGTGGTTTCGACAACAGCTTTGCCCTGATGCGCGCCATCGGTGACAGCTACCTGGATGCCTACCTGCCGATCGTGCAGCGCCGTCGCGGAATGGAATACGGCGAGCGGGAACGACAGTTCCAGCTCTATCGCCGCGGCCGCTACGTCGAGTTCAACCTGGTCTACGACCGCGGCACCCTGTTCGGGCTGCAGAGCGGTGGGCGCACTGAGTCGATCCTGATGTCACTGCCGCCTCTGGTGCGCTGGCAATACGACTGGCAGCCGGAGCCCGGCTCTGCGGAGGCAAAACTCTACAGGGACTTCCTGCCACCACGCGACTGGGTATGA
- the purE gene encoding 5-(carboxyamino)imidazole ribonucleotide mutase, with the protein MSKPFVAIVMGSDSDLPVMEAAFGLLDKFDIAFEVRLTSAHRTPDSVRSYVTDADERGCAAFICASGMAAHLAGAVSAATLRPVIGVPLDASLNGLDALLSTVQMPGGNPVATVAIGKTGAENAAYLAAQIIGVADPEMHKKLVDERRANAEAITARDAHLQKTLQERRAN; encoded by the coding sequence ATGAGCAAGCCCTTCGTAGCTATCGTGATGGGGTCCGATTCCGACCTGCCAGTAATGGAAGCCGCCTTTGGCCTGCTGGACAAGTTCGATATCGCCTTCGAGGTCAGGCTGACTTCTGCGCACCGCACGCCGGACAGCGTGCGCAGCTATGTTACGGATGCCGACGAGCGCGGCTGCGCTGCATTTATCTGTGCCTCGGGCATGGCAGCCCACCTGGCCGGCGCCGTTTCCGCGGCGACCCTGCGACCTGTTATCGGTGTGCCGCTCGATGCCAGCCTGAACGGTCTCGATGCGTTGCTCTCCACGGTGCAGATGCCCGGTGGCAACCCGGTGGCGACGGTCGCGATCGGCAAAACCGGTGCAGAAAATGCCGCCTATCTGGCAGCACAGATTATCGGTGTCGCCGACCCGGAGATGCATAAAAAGCTCGTGGATGAGCGTCGGGCCAACGCTGAGGCCATTACTGCCAGAGATGCGCACCTGCAAAAGACCCTGCAGGAGCGCAGGGCAAACTAG
- a CDS encoding dimethylarginine dimethylaminohydrolase family protein, with protein sequence MTDFTYKHRDDNGNTAPLQRWGIDSEYGVLTDLLVGPIDHYTWQTGNAASRRSLRLGRKFDAAVAKRQHQEMLDAYKHAGVATHLLPADANLPYQLYARDSSVMTPWGPIVTQMYSPWRRGEWVDVVKTYQQLDIPIYDIITAGSLEGGDFMVLEPGVILCGYSGERTSPQGFNQMKSWIEKEGWEVKGYEFDPYFLHIDVLVAALAEKLVAVCVDAVEPELVQWFKSRNFEIIDISYPQVMELGVNVVALGNDRVMLPADNTELKEKCRARGLEVIDPDISMITAGGGGVHCMCQPLARKPG encoded by the coding sequence ATGACTGACTTTACGTACAAGCACCGCGACGACAACGGCAATACCGCACCCCTGCAGCGCTGGGGTATCGACTCCGAATACGGTGTGCTCACCGACCTGCTCGTCGGCCCCATCGACCATTACACCTGGCAGACCGGCAATGCGGCTTCACGCCGCTCACTGCGCCTGGGCCGCAAGTTCGACGCCGCAGTGGCCAAGCGCCAGCATCAGGAAATGCTGGATGCCTACAAGCATGCAGGCGTTGCCACCCACCTGCTGCCAGCGGATGCCAATCTGCCTTACCAGCTTTACGCCCGCGATTCCTCTGTCATGACCCCCTGGGGCCCGATCGTGACGCAAATGTACAGTCCCTGGCGGCGCGGCGAGTGGGTCGACGTGGTCAAGACCTACCAACAGCTGGATATCCCGATTTACGACATCATTACCGCCGGCAGCCTGGAAGGCGGCGATTTTATGGTACTGGAGCCCGGTGTCATCCTGTGTGGTTACAGTGGCGAGCGCACTTCCCCGCAAGGCTTCAACCAGATGAAAAGCTGGATCGAAAAGGAGGGCTGGGAGGTAAAAGGTTATGAGTTCGACCCCTACTTCCTGCACATCGACGTGCTCGTGGCCGCGCTGGCGGAAAAGCTCGTCGCTGTCTGCGTAGACGCGGTGGAACCGGAGCTGGTGCAGTGGTTCAAGTCGCGCAACTTCGAAATTATCGACATTTCCTACCCGCAGGTGATGGAGCTGGGTGTCAATGTGGTAGCGCTGGGTAACGACCGTGTGATGCTCCCCGCTGACAATACCGAACTCAAGGAAAAGTGCCGGGCCCGCGGCCTCGAAGTGATCGATCCGGATATTTCCATGATCACTGCTGGTGGTGGCGGCGTGCACTGCATGTGCCAGCCCCTGGCGCGCAAGCCGGGATAA
- the aroE gene encoding shikimate dehydrogenase, giving the protein MTDSYAVIGNPVEHSLSPWIHNAFAQQTGEDIAYEKLTAPRDSFESVARRFLAAGGRGLNVTVPFKLDAYDFADRLTERARAAGAVNTLALQRDGGMLGDNTDGAGLVADIRENLAWPIAGQRILIVGAGGAARGALLPLLEQQPLRVHIANRTAARAERLAREFARQGTLTGGGFEGLSEPFDLIINASSASLSGDLPPLSERLVTPSSHVYDMVYGAEPTPFMAWAAAFGAATSDGLGMLVGQAAESFMLWRGVRPETGPVLRELRVQLQAR; this is encoded by the coding sequence GTGACCGACAGTTATGCCGTGATCGGCAACCCGGTGGAGCACTCGCTCTCACCGTGGATTCACAATGCCTTTGCCCAGCAGACCGGTGAAGATATTGCCTACGAGAAACTGACTGCGCCCAGGGACAGTTTCGAATCAGTGGCGCGGCGCTTTTTAGCCGCCGGCGGTCGTGGCCTGAATGTCACTGTGCCCTTCAAGCTGGACGCCTATGACTTTGCAGATCGCCTGACCGAGCGGGCGCGAGCCGCGGGTGCCGTCAACACACTGGCGCTGCAGCGAGATGGCGGAATGCTCGGCGACAATACCGACGGCGCCGGGTTGGTGGCCGATATCCGCGAGAACCTGGCCTGGCCCATCGCCGGGCAGAGGATTCTGATCGTGGGTGCCGGTGGTGCAGCACGAGGCGCCCTCCTGCCTCTGCTGGAGCAGCAACCGTTGCGGGTCCATATTGCCAACCGCACCGCGGCCCGCGCTGAAAGGCTGGCGCGGGAATTTGCCCGGCAGGGAACGCTCACCGGAGGCGGGTTTGAGGGACTGAGCGAGCCGTTCGATTTGATCATTAATGCCAGCTCCGCCAGCCTCAGTGGCGATCTGCCACCGCTATCGGAGCGGCTGGTGACGCCCAGTAGTCATGTCTATGACATGGTTTACGGCGCCGAGCCGACGCCATTTATGGCCTGGGCGGCGGCTTTCGGTGCCGCCACCTCCGATGGTCTTGGCATGTTGGTGGGACAGGCGGCTGAATCGTTTATGCTCTGGCGCGGAGTTCGACCGGAAACCGGGCCGGTGTTGCGGGAACTGCGCGTCCAGCTACAGGCGCGATAA